In Mus musculus strain C57BL/6J chromosome 9, GRCm38.p6 C57BL/6J, one genomic interval encodes:
- the Robo3 gene encoding roundabout homolog 3 isoform X2 — protein sequence MLRYLLKTLLQMNLFADSLARDISNSSELLFGFNSSLAALNPSLLPPGDPSLNGSRVGPEDAMPRIVEQPPDLVVSRGEPATLPCRAEGRPRPNIEWYKNGARVATAREDPRAHRLLLPSGALFFPRIVHGRRSRPDEGVYTCVARNYLGAAASRNASLEVAVLRDDFRQSPGNVVVAVGEPAVMECVPPKGHPEPLVTWKKGKIKLKEEEGRITIRGGKLMMSHTFKSDAGMYMCVASNMAGERESGAAELVVLERPSFLRRPINQVVLADAPVNFLCEVQGDPQPNLHWRKDDGELPAGRYEIRSDHSLWIDQVSSEDEGTYTCVAENSVGRAEASGSLSVHVPPQFVTKPQNQTVAPGANVSFQCETKGNPPPAIFWQKEGSQVLLFPSQSLQPMGRLLVSPRGQLNITEVKIGDGGYYVCQAVSVAGSILAKALLEIKGASIDGLPPIILQGPANQTLVLGSSVWLPCRVIGNPQPNIQWKKDERWLQGDDSQFNLMDNGTLHIASIQEMDMGFYSCVAKSSIGEATWNSWLRKQDWGASPGPATGPSNPPGPPSQPIVTEVTANSITLTWKPNPQSGATATSYVIEAFSQAAGNTWRTVADGVQLETYTISGLQPNTIYLFLVRAVGAWGLSEPSPVSEPVQTQADSSLSRPAEDPWKGQRGLAEVAVRMQEPTVLGPRTLQVSWTVDGPVQLVQGFRVSWRIAGLDQGSWTMLDLQSPHKQSTVLRGLPPGAQIQIKVQVQGQEGLGAESPFVTRSIPEEAPSGPPQGVAVALGGDRNSSVTVSWEPPLPSQRNGVITEYQIWCLGNESRFHLNRSAAGWARSVTFSGLLPGQIYRALVAAATSAGVGVASAPVLVQLPFPPAAEPGPEVSEGLAERLAKVLRKPAFLAGSSAACGALLLGFCAALYRRQKQRKELSHYTASFAYTPAVSFPHSEGLSGSSSRPPMGLGPAAYPWLADSWPHPPRSPSAQEPRGSCCPSNPDPDDRYYNEAGISLYLAQTARGANASGEGPVYSTIDPVGEELQTFHGGFPQHSSGDPSTWSQYAPPEWSEGDSGARGGQGKLLGKPVQMPSLSWPEALPPPPPSCELSCPEGPEEELKGSSDLEEWCPPVPEKSHLVGSSSSGACMVAPAPRDTPSPTSSYGQQSTATLTPSPPDPPQPPTDIPHLHQMPRRVPLGPSSPLSVSQPALSSHDGRPVGLGAGPVLSYHASPSPVPSTASSAPGRTRQVTGEMTPPLHGHRARIRKKPKALPYRREHSPGDLPPPPLPPPEEETSWPLGLRAAGSMSSLERERSGERRVVQAVPLGAQPLGAQRGPHPDAALLGCAAEEAWLPYGRPSFLSHGQGTSTCSTAGSNSSRGSNSSRGSRGSRGPGRSRSRSRSQSQSQRPGRNRREEPR from the exons ATGCTGCGCTACCTGCTTAAAACACTACTACAGATGAACTTGTTCGCGGACTCCCTGGCCAGGGACATCTCCAACTCCAGCGAGCTACTCTTCGGCTTCAACTCCTCGCTGGCAGCGCTCAACCCTAGTCTGCTTCCTCCTGGAGATCCCTCTCTCAATG GGTCAAGAGTTGGGCCAGAAGATGCCATGCCACGCATCGTGGAGCAGCCGCCAGATCTGGTGGTTTCCAGGGGCGAGCCGGCTACTCTGCCCTGTCGTGCAGAAGGCCGGCCTCGACCCAACATCGAGTGGTACAAGAATGGGGCGCGTGTGGCGACTGCACGGGAGGATCCGCGTGCTCACCGTCTGCTGCTGCCCAGCGGCGCCCTCTTCTTTCCCCGCATTGTGCACGGGCGTCGCTCTCGGCCTGACGAGGGTGTCTACACCTGTGTGGCTCGCAACTACCTGGGAGCAGCGGCTAGCAGAAACGCCTCTCTGGAAGTAGCTG TCCTCCGTGATGATTTCCGGCAATCGCCTGGGAACGTGGTGGTAGCGGTGGGGGAGCCAGCTGTAATGGAATGTGTGCCCCCTAAGGGTCACCCAGAGCCTTTGGTGACCTGGAAGAAAGGCAAAATAAAGcttaaggaagaggagggaaggatcacc ATACGTGGAGGAAAGCTGATGATGTCACACACGTTCAAGAGTGATGCTGGCATGTATATGTGCGTAGCCTCCAACATGGCTGGAGAACGAGAGAGTGGGGCAGCTGAACTTGTGGTACTGG AGCGTCCCTCATTTCTGCGTAGACCAATAAACCAGGTTGTCCTGGCTGATGCCCCTGTGAATTTCCTGTGTGAGGTGCAGGGAGATCCCCAGCCCAATCTACACTGGCGCAAGGATGATGGGGAGCTGCCCGCGGGCAG GTATGAGATTCGGAGTGACCACAGCCTTTGGATCGACCAAGTGAGCTCTGAAGACGAGGGGACGTACACGTGTGTAGCAGAGAACAGTGTGGGCCGCGCAGAGGCATCTGGCTCCCTCAGTGTTCACG tcccaccacaATTTGTGACTAAGCCCCAGAACCAGACAGTAGCTCCCGGAGCAAACGTGTCATTCCAATGTGAGACCAAAGGAAACCCTCCACCTGCCATCttctggcagaaggaagggaGTCAA GTCCTGCTTTTCCCTAGTCAGTCACTCCAACCCATGGGACGCCTCTTAGTCTCTCCAAGAGGCCAGCTCAACATCACTGAAGTAAAGATCGGGGATGGTGGCTACTACGTGTGCCAGGCTGTCAGTGTGGCTGGTAGCATCCTAGCAAAGGCCCTATTAGAGATAAAAGGCG cctccATAGATGGGCTACCTCCCATCATTCTCCAGGGACCAGCCAATCAGACACTGGTACTTGGCTCTTCTGTGTGGCTGCCATGCAGAGTGATTGGAAACCCCCAGCCCaacatccagtggaagaaggaTGAGAGGTGGCTGCAGGGGGATGACTCACAGTTCAACTTAATGGACAATGGCACTCTACACATTGCCAGCATACAG gagatggacatggGTTTCTACAGCTGTGTGGCCAAGAGTTCCATAGGGGAGGCCACATGGAATAGCTGGCTTAGGAAGCAAG ATTGGGGAGCATCACCAGGTCCAGCAACAGGACCCAGTAATCCTCCAGGGCCTCCCTCTCAGCCAATAGTCACAGAGGTAACCGCAAACAGCATTACCTTGACCTGGAAGCCCAATCCACAGTCTGGGGCCACAGCTACCTCCTATGTGATAGAGGCCTTCAG CCAAGCAGCTGGCAACACGTGGCGGACGGTGGCCGATGGGGTGCAGCTGGAAACTTACACCATCAGTGGCCTGCAGCCCAACACCATCTACTTATTCCTAGTGAGAGCAGTTGGAGCCTGGGGCCTCAGTGAACCCAGTCCTGTCTCTGAGCCTGTTCAAACCCAGG CAGACAGCAGCCTATCTAGGCCAGCGGAGGACCCGTGGAAAGGCCAGCGAGGGCTAGCGGAAGTGGCCGTGCGAATGCAGGAGCCCACTGTCCTTGGGCCCAGAACTCTGCAGGTTTCCTGGACT GTGGATGGTCCAGTCCAGCTGGTGCAAGGATTCCGTGTGTCTTGGAGGATTGCAGGCCTTGACCAGGGAAGCTGGACAATGCTAGACCTACAGAGTCCACACAAGCAAAGTACTGTGCTAAGAGGACTGCCCCCAGGGGCCCAAATCCAGATCAAGGTGCAAGTCCAAGGCcaggaggggctgggggctgaAAGCCCTTTTGTGACCAGGAGCATTCCTGAGGAGG CCCCCAGTGGCCCCCCTCAGGGAGTGGCTGTGGCCTTGGGGGGTGATCGCAACAGCAGTGTCACTGTATCCTGGGAGCCTCCACTTCCCTCCCAGCGAAATGGGGTCATCACTGAATACCAG ATTTGGTGCCTGGGTAATGAAAGCCGATTCCACCTCAATCGATCTGCAGCAGGTTGGGCACGCTCTGTGACGTTCAGCGGACTGCTACCAGGCCAGATCTATCGAGCCTTGGTGGCAGCAGCTACCAGTGCTGGCGTGGGCGTGGCCAGTGCTCCAGTGCTAGTGCAGCTGC CATTCCCTCCGGCGGCGGAGCCGGGGCCTGAGGTCAGCGAGGGGCTGGCAGAACGGTTGGCTAAGGTGCTGCGGAAGCCTGCTTTCCTAGCTGGCAGCAGCGCAGCCTGCGGGGCGCTGCTACTCGGGTTCTGCGCCGCCCTCTACCGGCGTCAGAAGCAGCGCAAAGAACTCAGTCACTATACGG CCTCCTTTGCCTACACACCTGCAG TGTCCTTTCCACACTCAGAGGGCCTTTCTGGATCCAGTTCCAG GCCACCCATGGGCCTTGGCCCTGCTGCCTACCCATGGCTGGCAGACTCCTGGCCCCACCCACCTCGGAGTCCCTCAGCTCAGGAGCCCCGGGGGAGCTGCTGCCCCAGCAATCCTGATCCAGATGATAGATACTACAATG aGGCAGGAATCTCCCTGTACTTGGCTCAGACTGCACGTGGTGCTAATGCCTCTGGTGAGGGTCCTGTCTACAGCACCATTGACCCAGTAGGGGAAGAGCTACAGACCTTCCACGGAGGGTTCCCTCAACACTCTTCTGGGGACCCAAGCACCTGGAGCCAGTATGCTCCCCCGGAATGGAGCGAGGGGGACAGTG GAGCCAGGGGAGGCCAGGGGAAGCTTCTGGGCAAGCCTGTACAAATGCCATCTTTGAGCTGGCCAGAAGCCCTGCCACCGCCTCCCCCTTCCTGTGAGCTGAGCTGTCCGGAGGGGCCTGAGGAGGAGCTGAAGGGCAG TTCAGATCTGGAAGAGTGGTGCCCACCAGTGCCTGAGAAAAGCCACTTGGTTGGGTCAAGCTCCAGTGGTGCGTGCATGGTGGCTCCAGCCCCAAGGGAcacaccctcccccacttcttctTATGGACAGCAGTCCACAGCTACTCTTACCCCCTCACCTCCTGATCCTCCCCAACCCCCTACTGACATCCCACATCTCCATCAGATGCCCAG GAGAGTACCCCTCGGGCCAAGTTCTCCTCTCAGCGTATCCCAGCCCGCTCTGAGTAGCCATGACGGACGGCCTGTTGGCCTGGGTGCTGGCCCCGTACTCTCCTATCACGCTAGCCCCAGTCCTGTCCCTAGTACAGCCAGCAGTGCACCGG GGAGAACCCGTCAGgtaactggagagatgactccccCACTCCATGGACACCGTGCTCGAATCCGGAAGAAACCCAAGGCTCTTCCCTACAGAAGGGAGCACAGTCCCGGGG ACTTGCCCCCACCACCCTTGCCACCACCAGAGGAAGAGACAAGCTGGCCCTTGGGTCTGCGGGCAGCAGGCAGCATGTCTTCCCTAGAGCGAGAGCGCAgtggggagaggagagtggtgcaGGCAGTGCCTCTAGGGGCCCAACCTCTAGGGGCCCAACGTGGGCCCCACCCAGATG CTGCACTTCTGGGTTGTGCTGCGGAAGAGGCCTGGCTTCCATACGGCAGACCAAGCTTCCTGAGCCATGGCCAGGGCACCAGCACCTGCTCTACCGCTGGTAGCAATTCTTCTAGGGGTTCCAACAGCTCTCGAGGTTCTCGGGGCTCTCGGGGCCCTGGACGCAGCCGAAGTCGAAGccggagccagagccagagccagaggccAGGACGGAATCGCCGAGAG GAACCAAGATGA
- the Robo3 gene encoding roundabout homolog 3, whose protein sequence is MLRYLLKTLLQMNLFADSLARDISNSSELLFGFNSSLAALNPSLLPPGDPSLNGSRVGPEDAMPRIVEQPPDLVVSRGEPATLPCRAEGRPRPNIEWYKNGARVATAREDPRAHRLLLPSGALFFPRIVHGRRSRPDEGVYTCVARNYLGAAASRNASLEVAVLRDDFRQSPGNVVVAVGEPAVMECVPPKGHPEPLVTWKKGKIKLKEEEGRITIRGGKLMMSHTFKSDAGMYMCVASNMAGERESGAAELVVLERPSFLRRPINQVVLADAPVNFLCEVQGDPQPNLHWRKDDGELPAGRYEIRSDHSLWIDQVSSEDEGTYTCVAENSVGRAEASGSLSVHVPPQFVTKPQNQTVAPGANVSFQCETKGNPPPAIFWQKEGSQVLLFPSQSLQPMGRLLVSPRGQLNITEVKIGDGGYYVCQAVSVAGSILAKALLEIKGASIDGLPPIILQGPANQTLVLGSSVWLPCRVIGNPQPNIQWKKDERWLQGDDSQFNLMDNGTLHIASIQEMDMGFYSCVAKSSIGEATWNSWLRKQEDWGASPGPATGPSNPPGPPSQPIVTEVTANSITLTWKPNPQSGATATSYVIEAFSQAAGNTWRTVADGVQLETYTISGLQPNTIYLFLVRAVGAWGLSEPSPVSEPVQTQDSSLSRPAEDPWKGQRGLAEVAVRMQEPTVLGPRTLQVSWTVDGPVQLVQGFRVSWRIAGLDQGSWTMLDLQSPHKQSTVLRGLPPGAQIQIKVQVQGQEGLGAESPFVTRSIPEEAPSGPPQGVAVALGGDRNSSVTVSWEPPLPSQRNGVITEYQIWCLGNESRFHLNRSAAGWARSVTFSGLLPGQIYRALVAAATSAGVGVASAPVLVQLPFPPAAEPGPEVSEGLAERLAKVLRKPAFLAGSSAACGALLLGFCAALYRRQKQRKELSHYTASFAYTPAVSFPHSEGLSGSSSRPPMGLGPAAYPWLADSWPHPPRSPSAQEPRGSCCPSNPDPDDRYYNEAGISLYLAQTARGANASGEGPVYSTIDPVGEELQTFHGGFPQHSSGDPSTWSQYAPPEWSEGDSGARGGQGKLLGKPVQMPSLSWPEALPPPPPSCELSCPEGPEEELKGSSDLEEWCPPVPEKSHLVGSSSSGACMVAPAPRDTPSPTSSYGQQSTATLTPSPPDPPQPPTDIPHLHQMPRRVPLGPSSPLSVSQPALSSHDGRPVGLGAGPVLSYHASPSPVPSTASSAPGRTRQVTGEMTPPLHGHRARIRKKPKALPYRREHSPGDLPPPPLPPPEEETSWPLGLRAAGSMSSLERERSGERRVVQAVPLGAQPLGAQRGPHPDAALLGCAAEEAWLPYGRPSFLSHGQGTSTCSTAGSNSSRGSNSSRGSRGSRGPGRSRSRSRSQSQSQRPGRNRREEPR, encoded by the exons ATGCTGCGCTACCTGCTTAAAACACTACTACAGATGAACTTGTTCGCGGACTCCCTGGCCAGGGACATCTCCAACTCCAGCGAGCTACTCTTCGGCTTCAACTCCTCGCTGGCAGCGCTCAACCCTAGTCTGCTTCCTCCTGGAGATCCCTCTCTCAATG GGTCAAGAGTTGGGCCAGAAGATGCCATGCCACGCATCGTGGAGCAGCCGCCAGATCTGGTGGTTTCCAGGGGCGAGCCGGCTACTCTGCCCTGTCGTGCAGAAGGCCGGCCTCGACCCAACATCGAGTGGTACAAGAATGGGGCGCGTGTGGCGACTGCACGGGAGGATCCGCGTGCTCACCGTCTGCTGCTGCCCAGCGGCGCCCTCTTCTTTCCCCGCATTGTGCACGGGCGTCGCTCTCGGCCTGACGAGGGTGTCTACACCTGTGTGGCTCGCAACTACCTGGGAGCAGCGGCTAGCAGAAACGCCTCTCTGGAAGTAGCTG TCCTCCGTGATGATTTCCGGCAATCGCCTGGGAACGTGGTGGTAGCGGTGGGGGAGCCAGCTGTAATGGAATGTGTGCCCCCTAAGGGTCACCCAGAGCCTTTGGTGACCTGGAAGAAAGGCAAAATAAAGcttaaggaagaggagggaaggatcacc ATACGTGGAGGAAAGCTGATGATGTCACACACGTTCAAGAGTGATGCTGGCATGTATATGTGCGTAGCCTCCAACATGGCTGGAGAACGAGAGAGTGGGGCAGCTGAACTTGTGGTACTGG AGCGTCCCTCATTTCTGCGTAGACCAATAAACCAGGTTGTCCTGGCTGATGCCCCTGTGAATTTCCTGTGTGAGGTGCAGGGAGATCCCCAGCCCAATCTACACTGGCGCAAGGATGATGGGGAGCTGCCCGCGGGCAG GTATGAGATTCGGAGTGACCACAGCCTTTGGATCGACCAAGTGAGCTCTGAAGACGAGGGGACGTACACGTGTGTAGCAGAGAACAGTGTGGGCCGCGCAGAGGCATCTGGCTCCCTCAGTGTTCACG tcccaccacaATTTGTGACTAAGCCCCAGAACCAGACAGTAGCTCCCGGAGCAAACGTGTCATTCCAATGTGAGACCAAAGGAAACCCTCCACCTGCCATCttctggcagaaggaagggaGTCAA GTCCTGCTTTTCCCTAGTCAGTCACTCCAACCCATGGGACGCCTCTTAGTCTCTCCAAGAGGCCAGCTCAACATCACTGAAGTAAAGATCGGGGATGGTGGCTACTACGTGTGCCAGGCTGTCAGTGTGGCTGGTAGCATCCTAGCAAAGGCCCTATTAGAGATAAAAGGCG cctccATAGATGGGCTACCTCCCATCATTCTCCAGGGACCAGCCAATCAGACACTGGTACTTGGCTCTTCTGTGTGGCTGCCATGCAGAGTGATTGGAAACCCCCAGCCCaacatccagtggaagaaggaTGAGAGGTGGCTGCAGGGGGATGACTCACAGTTCAACTTAATGGACAATGGCACTCTACACATTGCCAGCATACAG gagatggacatggGTTTCTACAGCTGTGTGGCCAAGAGTTCCATAGGGGAGGCCACATGGAATAGCTGGCTTAGGAAGCAAG AAGATTGGGGAGCATCACCAGGTCCAGCAACAGGACCCAGTAATCCTCCAGGGCCTCCCTCTCAGCCAATAGTCACAGAGGTAACCGCAAACAGCATTACCTTGACCTGGAAGCCCAATCCACAGTCTGGGGCCACAGCTACCTCCTATGTGATAGAGGCCTTCAG CCAAGCAGCTGGCAACACGTGGCGGACGGTGGCCGATGGGGTGCAGCTGGAAACTTACACCATCAGTGGCCTGCAGCCCAACACCATCTACTTATTCCTAGTGAGAGCAGTTGGAGCCTGGGGCCTCAGTGAACCCAGTCCTGTCTCTGAGCCTGTTCAAACCCAGG ACAGCAGCCTATCTAGGCCAGCGGAGGACCCGTGGAAAGGCCAGCGAGGGCTAGCGGAAGTGGCCGTGCGAATGCAGGAGCCCACTGTCCTTGGGCCCAGAACTCTGCAGGTTTCCTGGACT GTGGATGGTCCAGTCCAGCTGGTGCAAGGATTCCGTGTGTCTTGGAGGATTGCAGGCCTTGACCAGGGAAGCTGGACAATGCTAGACCTACAGAGTCCACACAAGCAAAGTACTGTGCTAAGAGGACTGCCCCCAGGGGCCCAAATCCAGATCAAGGTGCAAGTCCAAGGCcaggaggggctgggggctgaAAGCCCTTTTGTGACCAGGAGCATTCCTGAGGAGG CCCCCAGTGGCCCCCCTCAGGGAGTGGCTGTGGCCTTGGGGGGTGATCGCAACAGCAGTGTCACTGTATCCTGGGAGCCTCCACTTCCCTCCCAGCGAAATGGGGTCATCACTGAATACCAG ATTTGGTGCCTGGGTAATGAAAGCCGATTCCACCTCAATCGATCTGCAGCAGGTTGGGCACGCTCTGTGACGTTCAGCGGACTGCTACCAGGCCAGATCTATCGAGCCTTGGTGGCAGCAGCTACCAGTGCTGGCGTGGGCGTGGCCAGTGCTCCAGTGCTAGTGCAGCTGC CATTCCCTCCGGCGGCGGAGCCGGGGCCTGAGGTCAGCGAGGGGCTGGCAGAACGGTTGGCTAAGGTGCTGCGGAAGCCTGCTTTCCTAGCTGGCAGCAGCGCAGCCTGCGGGGCGCTGCTACTCGGGTTCTGCGCCGCCCTCTACCGGCGTCAGAAGCAGCGCAAAGAACTCAGTCACTATACGG CCTCCTTTGCCTACACACCTGCAG TGTCCTTTCCACACTCAGAGGGCCTTTCTGGATCCAGTTCCAG GCCACCCATGGGCCTTGGCCCTGCTGCCTACCCATGGCTGGCAGACTCCTGGCCCCACCCACCTCGGAGTCCCTCAGCTCAGGAGCCCCGGGGGAGCTGCTGCCCCAGCAATCCTGATCCAGATGATAGATACTACAATG aGGCAGGAATCTCCCTGTACTTGGCTCAGACTGCACGTGGTGCTAATGCCTCTGGTGAGGGTCCTGTCTACAGCACCATTGACCCAGTAGGGGAAGAGCTACAGACCTTCCACGGAGGGTTCCCTCAACACTCTTCTGGGGACCCAAGCACCTGGAGCCAGTATGCTCCCCCGGAATGGAGCGAGGGGGACAGTG GAGCCAGGGGAGGCCAGGGGAAGCTTCTGGGCAAGCCTGTACAAATGCCATCTTTGAGCTGGCCAGAAGCCCTGCCACCGCCTCCCCCTTCCTGTGAGCTGAGCTGTCCGGAGGGGCCTGAGGAGGAGCTGAAGGGCAG TTCAGATCTGGAAGAGTGGTGCCCACCAGTGCCTGAGAAAAGCCACTTGGTTGGGTCAAGCTCCAGTGGTGCGTGCATGGTGGCTCCAGCCCCAAGGGAcacaccctcccccacttcttctTATGGACAGCAGTCCACAGCTACTCTTACCCCCTCACCTCCTGATCCTCCCCAACCCCCTACTGACATCCCACATCTCCATCAGATGCCCAG GAGAGTACCCCTCGGGCCAAGTTCTCCTCTCAGCGTATCCCAGCCCGCTCTGAGTAGCCATGACGGACGGCCTGTTGGCCTGGGTGCTGGCCCCGTACTCTCCTATCACGCTAGCCCCAGTCCTGTCCCTAGTACAGCCAGCAGTGCACCGG GGAGAACCCGTCAGgtaactggagagatgactccccCACTCCATGGACACCGTGCTCGAATCCGGAAGAAACCCAAGGCTCTTCCCTACAGAAGGGAGCACAGTCCCGGGG ACTTGCCCCCACCACCCTTGCCACCACCAGAGGAAGAGACAAGCTGGCCCTTGGGTCTGCGGGCAGCAGGCAGCATGTCTTCCCTAGAGCGAGAGCGCAgtggggagaggagagtggtgcaGGCAGTGCCTCTAGGGGCCCAACCTCTAGGGGCCCAACGTGGGCCCCACCCAGATG CTGCACTTCTGGGTTGTGCTGCGGAAGAGGCCTGGCTTCCATACGGCAGACCAAGCTTCCTGAGCCATGGCCAGGGCACCAGCACCTGCTCTACCGCTGGTAGCAATTCTTCTAGGGGTTCCAACAGCTCTCGAGGTTCTCGGGGCTCTCGGGGCCCTGGACGCAGCCGAAGTCGAAGccggagccagagccagagccagaggccAGGACGGAATCGCCGAGAG GAACCAAGATGA